In Rutidosis leptorrhynchoides isolate AG116_Rl617_1_P2 chromosome 6, CSIRO_AGI_Rlap_v1, whole genome shotgun sequence, the DNA window atatcatgtccgaaggaggatcccggaatgatggggatattcttattatgtatattgtgaatgtcgattaccaggtgttcaatccatatgaatgatattttgtctctatgtatgggacgtatgtttatgagaattgaaaatatgaaatcttgtggtctattaaaattatgaaatgattatttatgttaaactaatgaactcaccaaccttttggttgacacttgaaagcatgtttattctcaggtacgaaagaaatcttccgctgtgcatttgatcattttaaagatattacttggagtcattcatgacatatttcaaaagacgttgcattcgagtcgttgagtttatcaagatcattattaagtctattatagttggttatattatgaaatggtatgcgtgtctgtcaactttagatgtaatgaaagattgtcttttcaaaacgaatgcaatgtttgtaaaatatatcatatagaggtcaaatacctcgcgatgtaaacaactgttgtgaatcgtttataatcgatatggacttcgtccggatggattaggacgggtcctttcaatgctGACGTTTTATATGGATGGGGTGGTGATGTACGAGAACGGGAATCAGGACGAAAGTGACGAAGAAAACAATGAGGAGGACGAGACGAGAACAAGGACACGACAAGGACATGTTTGCGCCGCATCGTCGCCTCAAAAAAtcgacgcaaaatatcaaaatCGGCGCATCTAATGCGATGACATGTTTGCGACGCATTTGTCGCCGCAATTGGTCAACTGTGGCAACATACTGGTCTATTGTGGCGACTTCTTGTCGCCGTAATTAACCCGATTTGTTGTAGTGTTTTAACATTCACACAAAACAAATGTTGGTATATGAACGTAGTTTAATTTTATACCCTTGTGTATACACGAGTTCATAATCCAGTTCTAAATAGTAGTCAATAAGTagcatatttaaaaaattaatgatACGTTGTACATTTGAAATTTTCCTATATTCAATAGAGTAATAGTAAAtatttaatttagtaaatttaatttaatttattaataattaaattattaatgatatGAATATGATACGAGGGAGGAGAAAGGTTTTCACTAATTATTACAATTTTACTAGTAATGGAGTATTTAATACTGGTATTAAATATTGGAGTaccatttaaatattaaatataaatataattgttaattattattaattatttctcaTTTCTCACATGttctaaaattataataataactacttCTCCCGTCCCATCTAAAGTGTCCACCTTACTATTTTGGGATGTCTCATCTGAATTGTCCACTTTGTTTTTTGACCAATAGAAAGAGGTTATTCTGAAGAAAGAAAACTTCTAATTGGTGGAGAATAAAGTttatgggatttcctaaaactatgtaaaaaaagtaagtggacacttgtagtgggacGGAGAGGTATCTCTTTTTacgttaaaaatatttattttccaACTTTGACTTCAATATctttcacattattattattattattatatactttaattaataaataaaagttatacaaatgaaaatatatttaaagCTCAATCTATTCAtaaaatttttattttcttttatcaaatattatatattatacttcctatatattatatattatatatattataataaattataaataaaatataaaatattaaagtgAAATTCAgaaaataaagattttaattaaaatcGAACATGAGTTATTTTAGAAGGAAATGAGTATTATAATTAATCATAATCTCCCTCCATTCCAACCCTTCCCTACATAACAGACACATCATGTAACTGACTCAATTATTCATTCATCTCCATTTTTTTTTCTCTCCGCTCTATATATAGCTCTCTCCATCTCCACCGTATCTCCGTCGTGTATCTTTTACATTTCTGCTTGTTCATCGGAAGAAAAATTGTGTATTGCGATGGTGACTGACGTAACGTATTTGTGCTCCGTAATGAATCAACAGCAAGGGATTATGAATGATTCTAAATCAACGGCTCTAATTACTCGTGACTTACTCGGTGGAAGCGGTTGTGATTCTGATTCATCAAAGGAATTAGACCTCGATTTACATGTTCCTTCTGGTTTTGAAAAACGTCTCGATTTGAAGGTATTTGCGAACATTTTAAACCTAATTATttcctcttttgtgataacttaacAAATTAATTTTTAGAATGTTTGCTCAATTGATCATGAAAATTTAGCTCTATCAGACTGCTATATTTacgagttttattttaatttatcgtAAATGAATAATTTACATGTTTAAGCCTAACTCTGTTTTATTGTGATCGTCTCAttactttattatttattattattatcattattaattagttTCTAATTAAAAAATTGTTCAATTGATCGTTAATTAAAAAGTTATATAACCTAGATGTTATATTAATTAGGTGTTTGTATCGTTATTAATTTCTTTTCATGATGCATGTATGTATGACCAAATTTTTTAGGAGTAATTAACGTGAGAtttcattttattttattaattgcaGTAATGGAGTATTGATTATGAAGAATCCTAACCATAATCTTCACTATAATAACGTTTGGAATTGAAAAGCTTAGTTCGTAATTTAATGGGGCAGATTGTTTAGGATTGCAACATTTATGACAGTATTAATACGTACTTGTATTTTCTATGTAGTCTTAAATTAGTAATTATCTGTTTGTTGATTTCATTTATGACTTCATTTATTGTTGTACGTAAATTTATCGTAATATcttaataaaaaatataatatttaaatgtaACCGTGTGGTTTGTTAAATACGTATATATATGTGAGtatataattttataatttatttatgaTAAAATAGTAATTAATTAGAAATTAAAATTTATTTGTTGAGTTTCCTGGATGGCTAATTTAACGTACTTTATATTTGTAGTACGTAGTAATTGTTTATgtttattactaattactaatattattatatatgataTTTTTGATTAATACAGTCAGGTAAAGTGTATCTCGAGAGATGTAAATCGGCAAACACAACATCTTCATCATCAGATCATAAACAACAAGACAGTGATCAAACAGTTTCAAAGCTTCAGGATCTTAACTTTCCTCCATCAAAAAAGCCATTAAGCCTATTCGATGATGCGAGTTTAGATCTTAATCTTGTAAACATATCTTCCTCATCACCGGCTTACAGAAGTGTATGTACTTTGGACAAAGTTAAATTTGCACTTGAACGAGTAGAAAGGGAAACAATTAAGAAACG includes these proteins:
- the LOC139856126 gene encoding uncharacterized protein; translation: MVTDVTYLCSVMNQQQGIMNDSKSTALITRDLLGGSGCDSDSSKELDLDLHVPSGFEKRLDLKSGKVYLERCKSANTTSSSSDHKQQDSDQTVSKLQDLNFPPSKKPLSLFDDASLDLNLVNISSSSPAYRSVCTLDKVKFALERVERETIKKRSISISKSCSSPNSNSSSSVKETVVIEDDDHDENISQAYAAGCPSCLLYLLISRSNPRCPRCNMTVPFPMAMKKPRIDLNISI